The Leishmania braziliensis MHOM/BR/75/M2904 complete genome, chromosome 28 region ACACGAAACGCCCCATGAGCCGAGGGTACAGACGCTCGCAGGCACACAAGGGCTTTTAAGGCACTCCGTGCTCAATGGCGTTGAGACGGCGTACTTGTGCGTGGGCGCCAGCAGTGCACACGCTGACGCCAATTCCACTCCACGCTGCTACCGCGGCGATTCCTGTTattctccctttttttcacATCTTTTCAAGTTTCCGTACACCGCGTGTTACCGCATAGTTATGCTCTAtatggaggagcagaaggagagagacgatgAAAGCGACAGGCAACGAGATGACTGAtaagaggtggggagggggggggcgtgtgtCAGTGTGTGGAGCTCGTGCACCTTCTTCCTGTCCGTGAATCGATGGTAGGGCCCCGCAGCACCCACGCAGAGGCCCAAATCTTTCTCGTTCACTTGAGCACTTGACTCGCTTCATTCCACCTTTTTCGCTTGCTACgattttttcctttttttttttgattcTCCCGCGTCCACAAACGCACagatggcggtggcggcttgTCTGAATCAACGCCAGCCTCCACTGCAGACATGCAGGTGAGCATTCCCGCTGCCAAAGCCCGCCTAACGAGTGCTCACTCACTCTGCatgctttctctcttttccttctcaccagctccctctctccgccccGACCGCCGCGATCAATCCACTTCCTCTCCTGCGAAGGTGTCGAACAACTTCACCGGCGATTATAGCAGACAGGCGGGCTCGttgtcctctcctccctcgcgCACCAGCGCACAGGCTTATGCGCCTTTACTGCCCACGGGTGGAAGGGGAAAGCGAAAACAGAGAGAACACAAGAAGGCActgcgcccacacacacacacatgcagcgTGACCGCAGTAGTGGGGTGTGGAAGACAGAACGACAACAGGTTGGGGCGttaaagagagagggagagactaaggaagaggagagtgTGCGATGACTCTCTGCGAGTTCATGCGCAAGACACCGAGAGAGGGCgggaaacaaagagagaactAATTTTTGAAGACAAAACAAAatgcgggagggggagaggggaggaggggcttAATGTGGGGTGGGTAGGAGTGAGCAAACGCTCTTAGTacgaaaggagaaaaatataaaacacacacaaaaaaataaaagacatacacacacgcagagacacgCCGCATATGCGAGGAGAGAGCGTCGCAGCGCCACTGTAAGACACCCGCGCGTCAACGCAAGGCAGAAAAACACCTGAACAGGACATAGTAGCACCATATCCATCAGTTCGAGGAGTATCTCCACGGCATCAGCGAACCCGCATCCGCCAACACCCAGACATACATCAGCGGCGTGAGCAGGATATATGGCATTCACCGGCGAGCACTACAGCACCGCTGGTGCACACAGAGCCTAGTCGACCTCCTCGACCTTGGGGCCGGAGGAGGCTCCGGCGGCCGGacccgcaccaccgcccatGCCGCTCATGTCCGGCATACCGCCGGGCATGCcgcccgcgccgccgcccatgcTCTGGTACATCTTGGTCATGATCGGGTTGCATGTGCTCTCCAGCTCCTTCTGGCGGTGCTCGTACTCTTCCTTCGACGCCTCCTGGTTGCTGTTCAGCcactccagcgccgcgtcgaTCGCCGAGTTCAGCGCGGAcctgtcgctctcctccagcttgCCGGACACGTTCGTGTCGGAGACCGTGTTCTTCATCGAGTACGCGTAGTTCTCCAGGCCGTTCTTCGCCTCCacgcgctcgcgctgcatcTTGTCGGCCTGCTCGTACTTCGACGCATCGTTCACCATGCGCTCGATCTCGTCCTTGCTCAGTCGGCCCTTGTCGTTGGTGATGGTGATATGGTTGCGCTTGCCGgtgcccttctcctccgcggACACGTTCAGGATGCCGTTCGCGTCCAGGTCGAACGTCACCTCGATCtgcggcacgccgcgcggcgctggcgggaTGCCGGACAAGTCGAACGTGCCCAGCAAGTGGCAGTCCTTCTCATCGCGCGCTCGCCCTCGAAACCGGGATGGCCACCCCGGCTGGTTTGCCCCGTAAGTCAAAAAATTGGCTCTNNNNNNNNNNNNNNNNNNNNNNNNNNNNNNNNNNNNNNNNNNNNNNNNNNNNNNNNNNNNNNNNNNNNNNNNNNNNNNNNNNNNNNNNNNNNNNNNNNNNAACTCCTCGCTGAAGAACGTGACGAGGCGGTTGTCAAAGTCCTCGCCGCCAAGGTGCGTGTCACCGTTCGTCGCCTTCACCTCGAAGATGCCGCCGTCGatcgtcagcagcgtcacatcgaacgtgccgccgccaaggTCGAAGATGAGCACGTTGCGCTCCttgccgtcgtcgccctTGTCCAGGCCGTACGCGATggccgccgctgttggcTCGTTGATgatgcgcagcacctccaggcCAGCAATCGTGCCGGCGTCCTTCGTCGCCTGGCGCTGCGAGTCGTTGAAGTAGGCCGGCACCGTCACCACAGCCTTCTTCACCTGCTTGCCCAGGTACGCCTCTGCCGTCTCCTTCatcttcagcagcaccatcgaGCTGATCTCCTCCGGCGTGAAGATCTTCTCCTCGTTGCAGTACTGCACCGAAATCACGGGCTTGTCTTCGCCCTTCGTCTTCACCTTGAAGGGCCAGTGCTTCATGTCCGCCTGCACCACCGGGTCGCCGTACTTGCGGCCAATCAGGCGCTTCGCGTCGAACACCGTGTTGTGCGGGTTCATCGCCACCTGGTTCTTCGCGGCATCGCCGATCAGGCGCTCCGAGTCCGTGAACGCAACGTACGACGGCGTCGTGCGGTTACCCTGGTCGTTCGCGATGATCTCCACGCGCTCGTTCTgccacacgcccacgcacgaGTACGTCGTGCCCAGGTCGATGCCAATGGCGCCCTCGAACGTCAtccctgcagcagcggtagtgtatgtacgtgtgtgtgtgtgtgtgtgtatgtggggggggggggcggtgaaATAGGCGCCGGAAGGTGTGAAAGGGGGTTTGTAGGGTTACGCAATAGAGTGCAGCACAGGAGAGGTGTATGGctgtgcgcgtatgtgttCTCTTAGGAGAGCGTGAGCGAGACTGCGTGCTTAGGATCCTCTGCGTGTGGGGTGGTGGATGGGGGACgtggggcagagagagaaaggggagtTGATACGCAAGGCCGCAccagctgcacctctcctccGTCCGTTGAtggatgggaagggggggggagagcgcacCGATCAGCTTTGTCGCGCCACCACGGCGCTGGCCCAGTGCGTGCCGTCACCGACGAGCACGCCGGCAGCCCCCGCGTAGGGGGTGGGTACGCGAGTCGTAGGGTTGGAGGGATtaaggaaggggaagggggcacAGGCCGGCACTCA contains the following coding sequences:
- a CDS encoding putative heat-shock protein hsp70, whose product is RANFLTYGANQPGWPSRFRGRARDEKDCHLLGTFDLSGIPPAPRGVPQIEVTFDLDANGILNVSAEEKGTGKRNHITITNDKGRLSKDEIERMVNDASKYEQADKMQRERVEAKNGLENYAYSMKNTVSDTNVSGKLEESDRSALNSAIDAALEWLNSNQEASKEEYEHRQKELESTCNPIMTKMYQSMGGGAGGMPGGMPDMSGMGGGAGPAAGASSGPKVEEVD
- a CDS encoding putative heat-shock protein hsp70; its protein translation is MTFEGAIGIDLGTTYSCVGVWQNERVEIIANDQGNRTTPSYVAFTDSERLIGDAAKNQVAMNPHNTVFDAKRLIGRKYGDPVVQADMKHWPFKVKTKGEDKPVISVQYCNEEKIFTPEEISSMVLLKMKETAEAYLGKQVKKAVVTVPAYFNDSQRQATKDAGTIAGLEVLRIINEPTAAAIAYGLDKGDDGKERNVLIFDLGGGTFDVTLLTIDGGIFEVKATNGDTHLGGEDFDNRLVTFFSEE